TAAGACAAGTTGCGGATCGGTTTGTAAGGTCATTGGAAACAATAAGCCGCACATTTGATTTGGTTTTGTCATGTGTTATTAGGCTAGCTGTAGATATAATTAGGCCAAAGGACCCCGGGTTTACAACAATTCACCAGAGGTTGAGAAACCCTAGGTATGCCCCATATTTCAACAATtgcataggagctatagatgggacTCATGTACCGGTTGTGGTGCCAAGTAATAAGGTGGTGCAGCATACGGGCAGACATGGATACCCTACACAGAACGTGCTTGCCATttgtgatttcgacatgagATTCACATTTATTGTTAGTGGATGGCCTGGATCAGTTCATGATATGAGAGTGTTCACTGATGCCGTAAATAAATATGGTGACAAGTTTCCACACCCTCCTCCAGGTAAATTTTTTCTCAttaataatttaaaaataaattatataCCCAAAATTGCTTACCATATTCTCTTTTGTATTTGTAGGGAAGTTTTATCTAGTGGACTCTGGATATCCGAACCGCCCGGGGTATCTTGCACCATACAAAGGTACGAAGTACCACCTTCCTAAGTTCCGGAGTGGCCCAAATCCGAGAGGTATGAAGGAGACTTTTAACTACGCGCATTCATCACTTAGAAATGTTATTGAGAGGTCATTCGGAGTTTTGAAAATGAAATGGAGGATTTTATTGGGAATACCAAGTTTTCCAATggaaaagcaaagcaaaataatagtagcatgtatggcacttcacaatttcattaggGAGAACGATCATGCGGATAGGACCTTTGGTATGTGTGATcgtgatgaaaattttgttccttTCACCGAAGAATCAAGCATTGGTGGTCATGAGGGAAATACCGAAGAGGCAGACGGAGATCAAAATATGAACGAATTTCGTGATAGTATAGCTAATGGTTTGTTCAATAGATTGTAGAGGTTTTGTATTTTTGAGTTGTAATGACAATGACGATGGACTGTGCTTACTATTTTTGACATTGCACTACGTTATTTTTAACAAAGGCGGCAGCAAAGGAGCAGCAAAGGAAcggcaaaacaaaaaaattggcGAAAAAAAAGACCGGCAATACCAATCTGCGCCAGAGGCAGAGGCCAGAAGAAGTGCTGCTCGCGCCAAAACCAGCCGCGCCTGCTGCTCGCGCCAAAACCAGAGGCAGAAAGGGCCGGCAGTTGCTCCTTTAATTAGGGGTACAACGGTCATTttccctctaacatcctaaaaATTATGAgttcatccaaacaccccactcCTAATTTTTAGGACTAGCAATTAGGGGCTCATAAACTTTATGAGtctcctaaagtttatgaggtggtagccaaacaggccctaagccaCCAAGCAATCAGAAATACCCCCAATGAAAAAACCACTACTGAAATGGGGAAGCAGCAAATTTTCttcaccttcttcaccttcttcGCCTTCTCCTTAGGCTTGTCAGCTAGTGTTGCTTCCAACTTAGCAATAATCTTATCCTTCTGCTGCTGCAAGTCTACCATCAGAGCTGCTTCTGCTTCCAACCTCGCAACCTGGTCCTCCAAACTCTGAACCTGGTTCTCCAAACTCTGAACCATGCCCTTCAACCGAAACCACATGCTCTTCTGAAAATCAGTTAATGGAGTGTCATTCCACTCAAAAAGGGAACAtttgcaaagtttgcatttctGAAGTTCCTTCACATCCTTGAATCTGTTAGGACAGACGGTAAATCTTCTAAGTGGGTTTGTAGGCTTCCACGAGACATGCTGGACCGTCTCCTTCTGATCCGGGCAATTGCAGGTGCTCGGAAACGGACTGTAAAACTGTTCGTCTAATGGCAGTGGAGGTCTGTTATTGTTGTACGACGAGACAGTAGTGGAGgagctcgtagaagccatcgCCCGCGGCTCACAATTCACAATTCCTGCACAGCCAAATTGTTCAGCTAATCGgcataaagaaaaataaccaTAGTGTGAAAAAACAAACTGGATATACATAGTGTCCCTCAGTAATCCTATTTGCCCAAAATAGGCAAATGCTAAATTTCACTGTGCCACAAAAATTGTTAAGAGCAAAGTCTATGAATGACTTATAAAAGCAAAAATGTCATGattcaaacaaacaaaattGGTAAAGACAAATTTAATTGCACAAATATAAGATTTCATACATGTATGTATAGAATGTCATGGACTCCATGAGGGAACTTGCAGAGAAAACAACTAATAGTGTGCTATTTCAAAAGTTCATGCATCAGGACTAAATGGGAGATAGTATGCTATGAATGCAGTGCACTCCATCCTGATACAAGATACCCTGACACTGAATCCATTGCAACTTCACAAAGAACCCCATGATgttcagaagaaaacaaaggtagCGACATAGTGCGCTCAAGCCTTTATATGATAAAAATTGCAATGTTTATTGGCAAACTTATGTCGCTGAACTTGCAAATAAAGATTTTGCTTATGATGGGGAGAAAAGCCAAAGAAAAGCCTGGTTTTTCTCACATATCATATGCAATATCTTTATGTGCATGTTGAACNNNNNNNNNNNNNNNNNNNNNNNNNNNNNNNNNNNNNNNNNNNNNNNNNNNNNNNNNNNNNNNNNNNNNNNNNNNNNNNNNNNNNNNNNNNNNNNNNNNNTGGTTATCATCACATTTTGTATCATATAACATCATGCCCGGACTACTACATATAAATAAATGCAGAGCAAGATATATTAACTAATAGATGTATCATTGAGGCAGATGGCCAGGACTAATTTTAGTTGCACTAACATGGCACTCACTCCCAAAGAAAACTTGACTGTAGAGTCAGAGGAATGATATCGGAGTGCATTTGATGTAACAACTCTCAGATATCTATGGTACTGAATGATTGTATACCCTGGTCAACAAATGGATTTCATGCAACAACTCTTAGATATCTGGGTACTGCGTGACTGTATACCCTGGTAAACAAATGGATTTGCATTCCCTGAGCACCTCTATACGCATAGTCCAATCTCAGATGTGAAAACTTCAACTCAATTAACAAAGATTATCCGTTAATCAAGCTCTCAAATGCATATGGCGCTCGATCCGCTGTGAAACATACATTGTTTATATATGAAGTAAAATCCCCCTACCGAAAAGAACTTGGAGGAGATCGCACAATCCCCCATCTCCACCTCCGCCCATGCGCTCACCAACACCTGTCTGCACGGCCCAGTcggcaacaagccaacaacagATTGTGCAGAGTCGCCTCCGACTCGAGGGAGCAAACGCACAGGAAATGGATCTTGCAATCCCCCAATCCCAAGAACCAAACCCTAGAGGGAAGGATGCGGTGGAGGAAAGGGGAAGGAGGTGGCCTTTTACCGGAGAGAAGGCCGCGCAGACCGTGGACGTCGGACAGCGAGCCTTCACCGTCGCCGTTGCCGTCGCGGTGGTGGCCGTGCCTCGCCGTCTCCTCCTGCACCCCCAGCTGCGCGGAGCCGCGGACACCCTCGCCCTTCGCAGACCGTGGACGTCGGAGAGCGAGCCTTCACCGTCGCCGTTGCCGTCGCGGTGGTGGCCGTGCCTTGGATTCTTTAGATGCTTTCTCTTCATTTTGATAGTTGTGTTTGGGTCTTAGCTCTTCATGTGTGCTTAATTTCAAATAATGTACATTACCTATGCAGTGTGCAGTTTCTAAGTTGTTGCGTTATACATCTTCAGGTTCTGCTGGGACTGCTGGTTCATGGAGATGGATATGAAGACTTCTGTGATGTTGGATGCTACCTGCTGGAACTATTGTTTTTAATCTTTTTAAAGACTTGCGCTCCAGGGAGGCTAGGAGATTAAACCATAACCGCCGAGCAAAAACACAAGTAGTGAGGATATGTTGCACTGTTTTCTTAAGCAAACAAAAAGTTATAACTTTTTTATTCATGCATATCATGCCTAAAATGTTTGCAAAGAATGTTGGAGGTCAGATATCTGAAAGAATCAAGCTGAAAGTGCCAGATGGTGAAACATTTGACATTGAGGTGGCCAAGAAGCATAATGAGTTACTGCTTCAATCTGGATGGGCAGTATTTCCCAGTGCTTATGAACTGGAGCAAGGTGATTCTAGGTATCTGATAAACGGAAGTTCATACAGAAAACTACTGAGTtcaataagaaaaaaaacaatagtGGCATGGAGAAGCATCTTCTCCTAGTGGCGTTGTTCTTACATCAAACACATACATGAATAATGTTCTTGCTCAGGGGCTACTATAAGTGATATGCATAGGTGGCTCAATAAGTGATTGTCCGCCACTTATTTTTTCATCTTCTTTGTCATCTGCTCGAGCGCCTTAAGCTTCTTGCTGGGGGAGTTTACATGCTGACTGAAGAGCAGATAGAGAAGAGATTTCCTGTAGCTTTCTGACCAGGTctgtaaataaaataataaagaGATTATGAAAAATAATCCATTGATCAGTAGCAATAATCCATTGATCAGCAGGTTAAAAAAAAGGTGATACACTAACCTCTATGTCTTCCAGACTGAACTGTTTTCCATTGTACTTCTCCATAAAATACATGGCTAATAAGCCAGTATCACTTGAAGAGATTTTCTTCTCCAAAGGAACCACTGCAGATGACCAGTCCATAAAGCCAAATATTTTTCTACCATGGAAGTCTACTTCCTTCAAGAGTGGTTTACACAATTCAGTAGCAGCCATCGGTTCCTCATTTGAGCTGCAGATCAGGTAGTCTATCCTTTTACAGACACCATTAATGCAATAGACTAACCAGTTGCTACCTTTTTTGACAGGGAGGAATACCTGCAAATGGTATTTTTGCAGCAAGATAAAATACCACATGGGAATTTGAATTAATCTGCAAATGTCACAAAAAGTGATACAAAAGCACATGGGGATTCAAACTCTAAGGTTACGAGTCAGTAATTTTACCATTTTACAATACTGTGGAATGCTGGGCACCACCATTTGGGTCTTCACTGCATCCTTGAAGGCCTCGCTGCCAGTGTCGTCCAAGGTGGACTGCACTCATGGTAAAACAACTACATGAGTGCAAAGCAGAGCAAAATCATTATGCTACAGAGTAGAAAACTTACCATATCCATAGGACCAACAATTATCTTGTATCTATTAGGATTTTTGGCTTCGAAACAACCGATGATTTTAATTGTTTCTCTGAGCATCTCGATGGTGGCCGAGCCATCTCTCAAGAAGGTAACACCTTCCTTTATTGTCATCTTCAGTGAGGGAAATGAGATCAGATTGCTGCTGTCATTTTTTCCAATTTAGAAATGATATTAGTTACTATAGAAAGTACAGATTGACATGCTTacataaagaaacaaaataagtcTTCAAAGCATACCTTTCACTGTTAGGGTCAGCTTTTAAGAGAAGATTGCATAACTCCTGTGCAGCAGCTCCAGTGTCTGGGCGTTGTGACACAACTGGTGTTCCAACAGCCTTGTCagtccttcttctttttcttttagtGTGCGCTGCAGCGCCCTCTTCCTTCTCATTAGGCACCAATCTATTGCTCGAAGTGCCCTCTTCCTCAGCAGACTGCTTCTTAGCGCCCAAAGGGTCAGATTCTGTTGCACTTAAGCTTCCTGACACAGATGGGGAGGTTGTTGATCTTCCTGGTGGGGGTCTTGCTGAATACACATGTAGGGGTGAATCATCAAGGTTCAAGGTTGATGTGGAAGGATGGTCATTGGATTCGCGCTTGAGCTCATAAGCAAGCTGCTTACGGTAACATAAAATTTGCTCCTGCATTTAAAGGCACAAGTATATTTTgtaaaatgaaaacaaatcacACTGTTACTTAACAAGCATGTTACTAACCGTATCAATTTTATACATGTCACTGCGCCCATAGCGCTGAATGTATAAGAGGACATGAAACCCACAGTCATTTCTACAACAACAATGCAAAGCATGAGTAAACATGCAGCAAAGAACTCAATGTCTAAGTTATCTTTAAGGAAGGAAAAATTACATGTTTTTCTGTTTTTCCAACTTCAAGTCCCTCTCCTTAGGATAGCCAGTATGCAGGTTGAATTTGGTCATTAAATACAACTCCAGCTGTGATGCCTGCATAAATGCATTGATGCCATTACACGGCAGTAACAAGTAAATAAATAGTTAAAACtgtaatatatatattatataactAGCAAGCTTTCATCTTTGCTATTTCCCTAAAAAGGAGTAAACATGAAGCTCAGGAATGAAGGAATAACATACCACTTTATAAGCAGGGACAAGATAAGTCTCTGAAGCAAAGGAGTCTAGGATTTGCACTTTGTGTTTATCAAAGTCCATTACAACCAATATCCAGTGCACTCTTTCTGCATTTACGGGCACAAATatctaggaaaaaaaaacttgtcaAATTCAGGGTTTCAGGGACCTCCATTGACAGAATCAactaaatcaaataaaaatataatagaaaagAGCAAAACCTGTTTAGCGTTGTTTACATTTTCTTCATTAAGCTCCTTGTCCAGGGATTTTGTACCGTTTTGATCCAGCAATTCTTTCTATAAAATTCATGAGATGGTGAATATGTATTATGTAAAAGTTACAAGTATGATAAGAGAAGTTGGAACTTACAGAAGCGTAATTAGTAAGAATGATCTTGTCCGGCCATTGTGAGCGCCAGATTTCACATTGCGCATCCATCACAAATGAGCTCATCCAGCCATCTGGCTTCAAGCTTTCTCTAAATGTAGTTTTGGTAACCATATGGTCACCTATCTGTACCATGATATGGCTACCATCGCTGTCATTGTCCACTTCTAAAACATTGGCTTTGTAAAATGGATCCCAAAGATCCAGCGGCCAAATTCTGAAAAGATGAAACATTGGGTTAGGAAAAATGGAATTGATTTGAAAACTATTGCAGCAATACCGCTTCATGTTTACCTCATTGTGAGTGCATCAAAAGCTTCCAGGGTGGATTCAATTGATTCCTGTTGTTCTTCTGGCAACATATGTTTCACATCATTAAGATGATCAGCCATATTCTTCATAATTATGTGAATATCCTCTTCATAGTCTGGGAAAGACCCATTTTGCCCCATTTTATCCTCTTCATCAGTGCCACATTCTTTCACCATTCCTTTAATTAGATCAAGAAGTGTTTTCAACGTTTTCTTGTTGTAACCAATGATAGATGGTTTTGTCTTTGGACAGTGAGATGGCACTACGGCCTCGAAGACAGCAATCTGTCACAGAGAAAAACTGTAAGTTCCATATTTACTCTACACAAAGGACAGAGAAAAACTGTAAGTTCCATATTTACTCTACACAAAGGAGGAGTTGAAGCTGCTTACCAGTAGAACAAGTGAACAACCAGAAAAATTCGTGTCCCTATGCTTGTTCACTATGCAATCTGACAAGTCATCGAATACCACCTTGCACCAATCAGTCTTGGCTACACATTCAAGGTCCCAAGCTAATGCAGCCTGCCTTTCATTCAGATGAAACCCACTTGCCGGAATCAACACCCGGTTCAGTAGGACCATCAAAAAGCACCTAACTTTGTCTTTTGAGTCAGGAACCTTCttcatcaaattgatcaaattCTTGGCACCAATTAGCGAATTTTTAAAATTGGGCTTCGAAGGGACGTCCTTATTGAGGGTATCAGGATACTGCAAGAACAAATCAAGAACTTGTTTGTGTGCAGATTTTGGCAAAATCACTTCCTCTCCCTCAATTCCGCATGGAAGGCCTAATATTTCCTCAATCCTCTTAACTGTGACCACAATCCTTTGCTCATTGCTTATATGTGTCACAATTGTGCCATCTACCACTTCTGTTCTATTATATATAATTTCCACAATGTCACGCCTTTTCAAGCTATCCAGATCCAGCCCCATCATGTTATGAAACTTGAGGTCATCTTTCAAGATACGGGTTGCTTCATCACCCAAGAATCCTACTGCTTGGGCAACTGCCTTTAGAGAACATTTTACTTTTCTGTCTACTCCCATTGTGCTTTCTGATGAACACATAAACAGTTCATCAGAACAGTTATTAAGCAACAAGATACTAGACAAGGtatttcatgcatgcatcaactATTTCATGTCAAAATCTAATGGTCGAAGGTCGATTGACTGAAGGACAAAAGTGATGTGAAAACATTACAGCTGGTTGATGCCATAGTAAGTAACAGATGAAAGATGGTGTTAAAATTCAAGGAATTTGGACTAGCAAGTGTAGATGTTTGCGTAAAATAACTCAACAAGAATCATGTATTCTGTAATTTATAAGTGGTTTCAGATTCATGATGAAATGTACTTAAAGGGTACTTCTACTTCATTTTTATGGTTCCTTGGCATCATTCTTAATCGAAGTTACTTTTCCTTTTAACATTTTTATTAGTACATATATACATTAAGATGACATATATATTAAGATGACATGCATCAACTATTTCATGTCAAAATCTAATGGCTTTGGGCAAGGTAGGGTGTTGGTCGACTATTAGGAAGAAACTTACAGAGGGATCAGTTTCAACTTAGTACTTACTACACTGTACCCAAGATTCCAGGAAAAATACAAACAGGGTTACATACCCCAGGTAGTGTGCGCTTGTTGTGGTATGCAGTCACAGCCTTGTCAGCCTCCTCCCTTGATGGGCAGATCACAAAGCAGCAGCCTGCAAAGGTCCAATACAATTGAATCAAATCTCAATTAAGGAACAAAAAGGGTCCAACAAGAACTAAACAAAAGGAGCAGGAAACAAAAACCTAAAGTAAAAAATATTCCCTAAGCAGTGGCGTAGCTAGGATTGTAGGTTAGGATGGTCCAccataaaataattttttagagCGCCTAAGTAGTATGTCATGTATACAAGCATCTTAAAAGGAACGAGTCTACTTTGCCTAATGGCATTTGCATGCATAATGTGGGCTCTGTACTTTTCTATCATATATATCCAAATTAAAAGGAAATGTTTCAAAAAGTTGCTATGCATTCCCATTGTTTTCTATAATTGGAGGACAAACATGGTCAGGAAGCTGGTGTCCAGTGTCCTTAACTCCTGCACGTTTTCAGTCAGCGCAATTATCCTTGAAGGATAGACCAGTCAgcacatttttttgtttttgttttttctgaCACTTCTTGAAACATGAGTGACTTATAGAACACAATGATACCTCTAAATTGTAATGCGCTCATTGCAGGAACAAGAATGTGGAGAAGGGGTGCGAATCTTGAAGGCGCCACAGCAAATTTTGTAGAAACAGAACAGTTGGTTGAGTATGAAGGTCTCACATCCTCATTTATACAGGTTGCTTTATGACATAATAAATGAAATTTCTTGGTGCTGGTTGCTGGATAATGTTCATAATACATGGATTTTTTAACCAATGCTATGTCATCATAATGCATGCAAAACGCCTATAACCATCTAAATGACCATAGCTATTTGAACTAATTAACAATGAAATATGATCACAAGCTTTCCTTAATCGTTACCCTAAGAACCTATTGGAAGACTCTGGACTACATAATCTAATTCTGCTAAACATAATGGGCAAGTAACAGCTCTAGGAGGGTGGGCTACTGTTACAGAACCCTTCTACTGTTCATGTGTCCTACAGTCTGTGTGTGCAGTACTGTGGGCCTTAATGGGCCAGCTGTTGGGCTTACCTGCTCCAGAACCATGACATGGGTATTATGGGTTTTACAAAGCAAAGCATTATTTACAACATGTTCACTAGTGGAACTTTGCAGTTTGTTTGGGAAGAATTTAGTTTACAGTTTTGCATTAATGCTATGGCATTCAACTCTTTGTTTGCTTGATTTCAGGCAAGACTAGTAAAATGATCATTGAAAGAAAAGGCAATATGTTTGGAATGCAAATACATTACATCTCCACTTTGTATATATTTCAACAAATTTACAAGAGAGTTGTGCCTTGTTTCAATTTACTATTCCAATGATTCACTACAATCTTTAAATTGAAGTTAACAGAAGTAAAACAGTAACACCTTCTATTTATGGCTTTTAATTTTTTAGGagggaaaggaaaataaaaaagaccAGATAAGAAGGGAAGGCGGCAGGCACACACTGTACATCACTGATCCACGGATTTCTACTTGCATGCAGCAAAAAGGGGTAGTAACATTTGGCCCAAATTTCATATGCTACCAGCAAGCCACCAAAAGAAAGAGCCTAGAAAATATTTTGACTATATTTTGGAATTTTGATTGAGGCCTCATTTAAAGCTTTGAACAGGGCCTAAAAATCTGACGGCCCTAATCTAAACAAAGCTTAACGATAGCAATGGGAAATCGAGAAAGGGAAagtaaaccctaaaccctaaaaatCTGACGGCCCTAATCTAAACAAAGCTTAACGATAGCAATGGGAAATCGAGAAAGGGAAagtaaaccctaaaccctaaacaaAGCTTAACGATAGGGGTACTCACAAGAGAAGGCGGCGACCGGAGAGGTGGCCTTCGAGTAGGAGAGCTCGCCGGCGTCGGGGGAGAGGTGGCCTTCGAGTAGGAGAgctcggcggcgtcgggggAGCGCACCGAGTTTAAAATCTAGGGTACCAATTCGCACTGGGCACCGATTCGCCACTCTCCACCACTAAAACAGTGCACCGATTCGCACTGGGCACCGATTCGCACTGGGCACCGAGTCGCACTGGGCCTGGCCCATGGGTGGCACATGGGCCAAAATCTTTCAGCCCATTCAGTGGCTGCCTTATCCAACTCCGGCGACCGCCCTgcctcgccgccgaggagcgcccgcctcgcctcccgaAGCTGCCCAGGCCGCCGCCTGCGATCCTGCCCGGTGACGCTGGGCGCGACGGCGGGCCGCCGCCTCCAACCCCGGCGACCGCCCTgcctcgccgccgaggagccCCCGCCTCGCCTTCATGTCTCCTCGACCGCTGTGGCTCCGACTGACGATGCTCAAACCCTAGGCTCCGAAGCGGCGCTCTGCGAGGAAGACGAAAAGCACATATGGCCTTTAAACGGAGGTAGCAGAGATGCGAAAAGCACGAGGAGGAGAGGGTAGAGGTCAAACCCAAGCCGCCATGG
The nucleotide sequence above comes from Setaria italica strain Yugu1 unplaced genomic scaffold, Setaria_italica_v2.0 scaffold_29, whole genome shotgun sequence. Encoded proteins:
- the LOC101776772 gene encoding uncharacterized protein LOC101776772; translation: MASTSSSTTVSSYNNNRPPLPLDEQFYSPFPSTCNCPDQKETVQHVSWKPTNPLRRFTVCPNRFKDVKELQKCKLCKCSLFEWNDTPLTDFQKSMWFRLKGMVQSLENQVQSLEDQVARLEAEAALMVDLQQQKDKIIAKLEATLADKPKEKAKKVKKVKKICCFPISVVVFSLGVFLIAWWLRACLATTS
- the LOC101775554 gene encoding uncharacterized protein LOC101775554 isoform X2 — protein: MGVDRKVKCSLKAVAQAVGFLGDEATRILKDDLKFHNMMGLDLDSLKRRDIVEIIYNRTEVVDGTIVTHISNEQRIVVTVKRIEEILGLPCGIEGEEVILPKSAHKQVLDLFLQYPDTLNKDVPSKPNFKNSLIGAKNLINLMKKVPDSKDKVRCFLMVLLNRVLIPASGFHLNERQAALAWDLECVAKTDWCKVVFDDLSDCIVNKHRDTNFSGCSLVLLIAVFEAVVPSHCPKTKPSIIGYNKKTLKTLLDLIKGMVKECGTDEEDKMGQNGSFPDYEEDIHIIMKNMADHLNDVKHMLPEEQQESIESTLEAFDALTMRIWPLDLWDPFYKANVLEVDNDSDGSHIMVQIGDHMVTKTTFRESLKPDGWMSSFVMDAQCEIWRSQWPDKIILTNYASKELLDQNGTKSLDKELNEENVNNAKQIFVPVNAERVHWILVVMDFDKHKVQILDSFASETYLVPAYKVASQLELYLMTKFNLHTGYPKERDLKLEKQKNINDCGFHVLLYIQRYGRSDMYKIDTEQILCYRKQLAYELKRESNDHPSTSTLNLDDSPLHVYSARPPPGRSTTSPSVSGSLSATESDPLGAKKQSAEEEGTSSNRLVPNEKEEGAAAHTKRKRRRTDKAVGTPVVSQRPDTGAAAQELCNLLLKADPNSESNLISFPSLKMTIKEGVTFLRDGSATIEMLRETIKIIGCFEAKNPNRYKIIVGPMDMSTLDDTGSEAFKDAVKTQMVVPSIPQYCKMVFLPVKKGSNWLVYCINGVCKRIDYLICSSNEEPMAATELCKPLLKEVDFHGRKIFGFMDWSSAVVPLEKKISSSDTGLLAMYFMEKYNGKQFSLEDIETWSESYRKSLLYLLFSQHVNSPSKKLKALEQMTKKMKK
- the LOC101775554 gene encoding uncharacterized protein LOC101775554 isoform X1, translated to MGVDRKVKCSLKAVAQAVGFLGDEATRILKDDLKFHNMMGLDLDSLKRRDIVEIIYNRTEVVDGTIVTHISNEQRIVVTVKRIEEILGLPCGIEGEEVILPKSAHKQVLDLFLQYPDTLNKDVPSKPNFKNSLIGAKNLINLMKKVPDSKDKVRCFLMVLLNRVLIPASGFHLNERQAALAWDLECVAKTDWCKVVFDDLSDCIVNKHRDTNFSGCSLVLLIAVFEAVVPSHCPKTKPSIIGYNKKTLKTLLDLIKGMVKECGTDEEDKMGQNGSFPDYEEDIHIIMKNMADHLNDVKHMLPEEQQESIESTLEAFDALTMRIWPLDLWDPFYKANVLEVDNDSDGSHIMVQIGDHMVTKTTFRESLKPDGWMSSFVMDAQCEIWRSQWPDKIILTNYASKELLDQNGTKSLDKELNEENVNNAKQIFVPVNAERVHWILVVMDFDKHKVQILDSFASETYLVPAYKVASQLELYLMTKFNLHTGYPKERDLKLEKQKNINDCGFHVLLYIQRYGRSDMYKIDTEQILCYRKQLAYELKRESNDHPSTSTLNLDDSPLHVYSARPPPGRSTTSPSVSGSLSATESDPLGAKKQSAEEEGTSSNRLVPNEKEEGAAAHTKRKRRRTDKAVGTPVVSQRPDTGAAAQELCNLLLKADPNSESSNLISFPSLKMTIKEGVTFLRDGSATIEMLRETIKIIGCFEAKNPNRYKIIVGPMDMSTLDDTGSEAFKDAVKTQMVVPSIPQYCKMVFLPVKKGSNWLVYCINGVCKRIDYLICSSNEEPMAATELCKPLLKEVDFHGRKIFGFMDWSSAVVPLEKKISSSDTGLLAMYFMEKYNGKQFSLEDIETWSESYRKSLLYLLFSQHVNSPSKKLKALEQMTKKMKK